One genomic segment of Candidatus Schekmanbacteria bacterium includes these proteins:
- a CDS encoding DUF932 domain-containing protein translates to MNLQRLIEELERQKPLKWDRRANSATMQMLSHESGLTFKINGDGNIFSITKPCHQQIAERLEIPAKYYHKMESEAPELLVNNVNTWLGNMGKDFFVRGMGENMRALLSDRYRVIDHLDVLYCALNELQAHEAEIEDCYLSETEVNIKAKSRKLKDFIRNRDDLIIGGLLFTNSETGHKALRLEPRLFRVKCTNGMVIENMVTRQIHLGNGEDESDEMIYLSIRRSIKELFSRFGEIIENLRESTEIKISNPQKVINNVVIQYGLSEGQKENILMAFGAEPELDQYGIANAITRAAQIEESWERSLELERMGGRLVSLSPKEFKCLEA, encoded by the coding sequence ATGAATCTACAAAGACTAATAGAAGAACTGGAACGGCAGAAACCGTTAAAATGGGATAGGAGGGCAAATTCAGCGACAATGCAAATGCTCTCGCATGAAAGCGGCCTTACATTTAAGATTAACGGAGACGGGAATATCTTTTCAATTACCAAGCCCTGCCATCAGCAGATAGCTGAGAGGCTGGAGATTCCAGCTAAGTACTATCACAAGATGGAGTCTGAGGCACCGGAGCTTCTGGTCAACAATGTAAACACTTGGCTTGGCAATATGGGCAAAGATTTTTTTGTCCGGGGCATGGGAGAGAACATGAGAGCCTTATTATCTGATAGGTACCGGGTCATTGACCATCTGGACGTGCTTTATTGCGCTTTAAACGAGCTACAAGCCCATGAAGCAGAGATTGAGGACTGTTACCTCTCGGAGACAGAAGTTAACATCAAGGCAAAGAGTCGAAAGCTTAAGGACTTCATACGAAACAGGGATGACCTGATAATCGGTGGACTTCTTTTTACCAACTCTGAGACAGGACATAAAGCTCTGCGGCTTGAACCGAGACTGTTTCGGGTAAAGTGTACCAATGGAATGGTGATAGAGAACATGGTGACAAGACAGATACATCTTGGAAACGGTGAAGATGAATCTGATGAGATGATTTATCTTTCCATCAGGCGATCAATCAAAGAGCTGTTTTCAAGGTTCGGAGAGATAATTGAAAACCTGCGTGAATCTACAGAGATTAAGATTTCAAATCCCCAGAAAGTAATAAACAACGTTGTAATACAGTATGGATTAAGTGAAGGGCAGAAGGAAAACATCTTGATGGCTTTTGGGGCGGAGCCGGAACTTGACCAGTACGGAATTGCCAATGCCATTACCAGAGCTGCCCAGATTGAGGAAAGCTGGGAGCGAAGTCTTGAGCTTGAGAGGATGGGCGGAAGACTTGTTTCTCTGTCTCCAAAAGAATTCAAATGTCTTGAAGCTTAA
- a CDS encoding type III PLP-dependent enzyme, whose amino-acid sequence MILTAEIIERFKATPTPFFIIDRDVVRKNYERIKRNFNRDIEIFYSVKTNDHTEVLRTLASIGSSFDVASWGEIEKVKDLVPSSKIAFSSPVKVPDHIKKAYELGVRLFAFDSEEEIQKLSRLAPKSNIYLRLHVDNHGSEWPLNDKYGASIAEAVPLLIKAKYHSLIPYGLTFHVGSQCLRVENWQKAIKVCADVAFKASGEKIDLSMLNLGGGIPVRYIKNVPSIEEIGEVGRQSLDEYFPNQKLRLLIEPGRSIAANASVLITSVIGRANRNGKNWLYLDAGVFHGLMEAYEKFKFEIKTEKDNDLSVDKKRFNLSGPTCDSLDKIIEDVLLPDLAVGDRVYILNAGAYTNSYQNYNGFNYPEVVVTGAK is encoded by the coding sequence ATGATTCTTACGGCTGAGATTATAGAGAGATTCAAAGCCACTCCTACGCCTTTTTTCATCATCGACAGGGACGTTGTCAGGAAAAACTACGAGAGGATAAAAAGAAACTTTAACCGCGACATTGAAATCTTCTATTCCGTAAAAACCAATGACCATACTGAAGTGTTAAGAACACTTGCATCTATAGGCTCTTCCTTCGATGTTGCCTCATGGGGTGAGATTGAAAAAGTAAAAGACTTGGTACCATCTTCAAAGATTGCCTTCTCAAGCCCCGTAAAGGTTCCGGATCACATTAAGAAAGCCTATGAACTTGGAGTAAGGCTATTTGCCTTTGACTCAGAGGAAGAAATACAGAAGCTCTCAAGGCTTGCGCCCAAATCCAATATCTATCTTAGGCTTCATGTTGATAACCACGGCAGTGAATGGCCTTTAAATGACAAATACGGGGCTTCAATAGCTGAGGCAGTGCCGCTATTGATAAAAGCTAAGTATCACTCTCTCATACCTTATGGGCTTACCTTCCATGTGGGCTCACAGTGTCTAAGGGTAGAGAATTGGCAGAAAGCCATCAAGGTGTGTGCTGACGTGGCTTTTAAGGCAAGTGGAGAGAAGATTGACCTTTCAATGCTAAACCTTGGAGGCGGTATCCCTGTAAGGTATATAAAGAACGTACCTTCGATTGAAGAGATAGGTGAAGTTGGAAGGCAAAGTCTCGATGAATATTTTCCCAATCAGAAACTTCGATTGCTTATTGAACCCGGTCGCTCCATAGCCGCTAATGCCTCAGTCCTTATAACCTCAGTAATTGGCAGGGCAAATCGCAACGGCAAGAACTGGCTTTACCTTGACGCTGGTGTTTTTCACGGTCTCATGGAAGCTTACGAGAAATTCAAATTCGAGATTAAGACCGAAAAGGATAATGACTTAAGTGTAGATAAGAAGAGATTTAATCTCTCTGGTCCTACCTGTGACAGTTTGGATAAAATTATAGAAGATGTCCTGCTTCCTGATTTAGCGGTAGGTGACAGGGTATATATTCTAAACGCCGGTGCCTATACCAACTCTTACCAGAACTACAACGGGTTTAATTATCCGGAGGTAGTTGTTACAGGTGCCAAATGA
- a CDS encoding type II toxin-antitoxin system HicB family antitoxin gives MKFLITIFQDEDGMFISECPSIPGCISQGKTEKEAEKNIQEAIKECLEVRAEKGMPLTVKIHQVEVHL, from the coding sequence ATGAAATTTCTTATCACCATATTTCAGGATGAGGATGGCATGTTTATTTCTGAATGTCCTTCAATACCAGGTTGCATAAGTCAAGGCAAAACTGAAAAAGAAGCCGAGAAGAACATCCAGGAAGCAATCAAAGAATGCTTAGAAGTACGCGCCGAAAAGGGAATGCCTCTGACAGTAAAGATTCATCAAGTTGAGGTACATCTCTAA
- a CDS encoding type II toxin-antitoxin system HicA family toxin, which translates to MAGVPVLRPREVVRAFEKLGWEVIRQRGSHIILTKEGHIATLSVPNHSEVARGTLRSLITRAGITLSEFLKALEK; encoded by the coding sequence ATGGCCGGAGTGCCGGTACTGAGACCTCGGGAAGTTGTAAGAGCTTTTGAAAAACTTGGATGGGAAGTAATTCGTCAAAGAGGTAGTCATATTATTTTAACCAAGGAAGGGCATATAGCAACTTTATCAGTGCCGAATCATTCTGAGGTAGCTCGCGGGACATTACGTAGTCTCATTACCAGAGCAGGTATAACGTTGAGTGAATTTCTAAAAGCATTGGAGAAATAA
- the tcmP gene encoding three-Cys-motif partner protein TcmP: protein MTTITSTTWKIEPHTEAKLEILRKYLNAWLPIITRWNGRVLYIDAFAGPGEYSDGKNGSPIVAIKAVTEHKAPIDAEITMLFIEADPKRCKSLENKISSLSLPSNLTAKCICGKFDETLTEILDYIDDQKKMIAPAFVFIDPFGFSGIPFSLIQRIMSNKKCEVLINFMYEDINRFIKDKKLWPRFIETFGTDLWKKVIFEKNPKERMSLLHNIYEQQLEQKAGIKYVRSFKMINRSNKTDYFLFFGTNDLTGLKKMKEAMWKVDKIGTFQFSDATFNPGQTMLFESEPDFSYLKKEIINNFKGKTISIEELENFVLTKTSFRETHYKRQILAPMEKTNPPAIIVSRKDAARKKGFFPAGCVIEFL from the coding sequence ATGACAACAATAACATCTACTACTTGGAAAATAGAACCTCATACCGAAGCAAAGCTTGAAATATTAAGAAAATATTTAAATGCATGGCTACCAATAATCACAAGATGGAATGGCAGAGTTCTATATATTGATGCCTTTGCAGGACCCGGTGAGTATAGTGACGGGAAAAATGGATCACCAATTGTTGCTATTAAAGCTGTTACAGAGCATAAGGCACCAATCGACGCTGAAATTACAATGCTCTTTATTGAAGCAGATCCAAAAAGATGCAAGTCTCTTGAGAATAAAATATCATCTTTATCTTTACCATCAAATCTTACTGCCAAGTGTATATGTGGAAAATTTGATGAAACCTTAACTGAAATTCTTGATTATATAGATGATCAAAAAAAGATGATTGCTCCCGCTTTTGTATTTATCGACCCATTTGGTTTTTCTGGAATTCCTTTTTCTCTAATACAGCGAATTATGAGTAACAAAAAATGCGAAGTTCTTATTAACTTTATGTATGAAGATATAAATCGTTTTATTAAAGATAAAAAGCTTTGGCCAAGATTCATTGAAACATTCGGAACTGATTTGTGGAAGAAAGTAATATTCGAAAAGAATCCAAAGGAAAGGATGAGTTTACTTCATAATATTTATGAACAACAATTAGAGCAAAAAGCAGGCATAAAATATGTTCGTTCTTTTAAAATGATTAATAGATCTAATAAGACTGATTATTTTCTTTTCTTTGGTACAAATGATCTGACTGGATTAAAAAAAATGAAAGAAGCAATGTGGAAAGTTGATAAAATTGGTACATTCCAATTTTCCGATGCAACGTTTAATCCTGGACAGACAATGTTATTTGAATCAGAGCCTGACTTTTCTTATCTCAAAAAAGAAATAATAAACAATTTTAAAGGAAAAACTATTAGCATTGAAGAATTAGAAAATTTTGTGCTCACCAAAACCTCTTTCAGAGAAACTCATTATAAAAGACAAATTCTTGCACCTATGGAAAAAACTAATCCACCTGCAATAATAGTATCTCGTAAAGATGCTGCACGAAAAAAAGGATTCTTCCCTGCAGGCTGTGTTATCGAATTTCTGTAA
- a CDS encoding JAB domain-containing protein, with the protein MKLKILEVREASGEIVASPRAVANVMAEEGRADREYLWVLHLNRGNRIIEKELISIGTLTRTVAEPREIFKKAIIQDTSSIITVHNHPGGQTKPSFEDKELWKRLDEAGELIGIDVIDNIIITPSGNYFSTKENQL; encoded by the coding sequence ATGAAGCTTAAAATCTTGGAAGTAAGGGAAGCTTCGGGGGAGATCGTTGCTTCTCCTAGAGCCGTGGCTAATGTCATGGCAGAAGAAGGCAGAGCGGATAGGGAATATCTGTGGGTACTCCATCTAAACAGAGGCAACAGGATAATTGAAAAAGAACTTATATCCATAGGCACTCTCACAAGAACCGTTGCCGAGCCAAGAGAGATATTTAAGAAAGCCATCATTCAAGACACTTCTAGCATCATCACCGTCCACAACCACCCCGGAGGACAGACAAAGCCGTCATTTGAGGACAAAGAGCTTTGGAAGCGTCTTGATGAAGCAGGAGAGCTTATAGGTATCGATGTTATTGACAACATCATCATCACGCCTTCCGGGAATTATTTTTCAACCAAAGAAAACCAACTATAA
- a CDS encoding nucleotidyl transferase AbiEii/AbiGii toxin family protein produces the protein MSNILFDLSGKIKEPSHIDALFAIKKVADSLSIPFFIVGASARDYIFEHCYNIKSPRITTDIDLGVEVSDWDQFNKLTTFLISTGKFANTRRKERLLFGNVSIDIIPFGSIAGEHKRISWPPEQELIMNMLGFQEAYEYSITVRLNSNPDLDIKLPTLPGLALMKIISWKEKYPSRQKDAEDLLFIMNKYEDTGNRDRLYNEEQSLLQEEGFDNKIAGIRLLGRDMAKMADLDTVKEIKSILDKETEEQDNYRLVTDMIMGLRTFREKFDEILNQLIKLKQGFIEI, from the coding sequence ATGAGCAATATATTGTTCGACTTATCAGGGAAGATTAAAGAGCCTTCTCATATAGATGCCCTTTTTGCCATAAAAAAAGTGGCAGATTCACTAAGCATTCCTTTCTTTATTGTTGGCGCATCAGCGAGGGATTATATTTTTGAACATTGCTATAATATTAAATCTCCAAGGATTACGACTGACATTGATTTGGGTGTCGAAGTCTCTGACTGGGATCAGTTCAATAAATTAACCACATTTCTGATTTCAACAGGAAAATTTGCAAACACCAGGCGAAAAGAGAGACTCCTGTTCGGTAATGTTTCTATAGATATCATCCCCTTTGGTTCTATAGCAGGAGAACATAAGAGGATAAGCTGGCCTCCGGAACAAGAATTGATAATGAACATGCTTGGATTCCAGGAAGCTTACGAATATTCAATAACAGTCAGGTTAAACAGTAATCCTGATCTTGACATTAAGCTTCCAACTTTACCCGGTCTTGCGCTGATGAAGATTATTTCATGGAAAGAAAAATATCCGTCACGTCAAAAAGATGCTGAGGATTTATTGTTCATTATGAATAAATATGAAGATACCGGAAACAGAGACAGATTATATAATGAAGAACAGTCGTTATTGCAGGAAGAGGGCTTTGATAACAAGATTGCAGGCATCAGGTTACTTGGACGTGACATGGCAAAAATGGCAGACCTCGATACCGTGAAAGAGATTAAGTCTATATTGGATAAAGAAACTGAAGAGCAAGACAATTACAGATTAGTTACAGACATGATAATGGGATTGCGTACATTTAGGGAAAAATTTGATGAAATTTTAAATCAATTGATAAAATTGAAACAGGGGTTTATTGAAATTTAA
- a CDS encoding helix-turn-helix domain-containing protein, translating into MKLLTIDEVAKLLKLNKHTIYRYAKDGKIPAVRIGGSWRIAEEVLSRWLVDGSSNNKR; encoded by the coding sequence ATGAAACTCCTAACGATTGATGAAGTAGCAAAGCTTTTGAAACTGAACAAGCATACAATTTACAGGTATGCAAAGGACGGTAAAATCCCGGCTGTTAGAATTGGAGGGAGCTGGAGAATTGCAGAAGAGGTGTTGAGTAGGTGGCTTGTTGATGGATCTTCAAATAACAAAAGATAG
- a CDS encoding PD-(D/E)XK nuclease family protein, translated as MVIDHLSVSQINLYLMCSLKYRFQYIDELPKTFKSSGLAFGSVMHSSLEWFHKEMMKGKEIPLEALYKIFEVDWYAQKADVEIRFKEGEDEMRLSVLGKEFLTLYYNLPLRKVKGAEIFFHNLPLGNNGDKLEVPLEGIIDLVEDDDTIVEFKTSARKIDAQTLKDQLQLTAYSYAYEMLFRKRPKSLKIINFIKTRTPKMVELETTRGKEDYEKLFSMARDVLKGIRAEIFMPRQSFMCKDCEYGVECRGQGESLTK; from the coding sequence ATGGTAATAGATCACTTGAGCGTAAGTCAGATTAACCTCTATCTCATGTGCAGTCTCAAATACAGGTTTCAGTACATAGATGAACTGCCAAAGACGTTTAAGTCATCAGGACTTGCCTTCGGAAGCGTCATGCACTCAAGCTTAGAGTGGTTTCATAAAGAGATGATGAAGGGAAAAGAGATTCCGCTTGAAGCTCTCTACAAAATATTTGAGGTTGACTGGTACGCTCAGAAGGCGGATGTGGAGATAAGATTTAAAGAAGGCGAAGATGAGATGAGGCTTTCTGTCCTCGGGAAAGAGTTTTTAACTCTCTATTACAACTTGCCCTTGAGGAAGGTCAAAGGAGCAGAGATATTTTTTCACAATCTGCCGCTTGGAAATAATGGAGATAAACTCGAAGTCCCACTTGAAGGCATAATTGACCTTGTTGAAGATGATGACACAATCGTTGAGTTTAAAACCTCGGCAAGAAAGATTGACGCACAGACTCTTAAAGACCAGCTTCAGCTTACCGCATACTCCTATGCCTATGAGATGCTTTTCAGAAAAAGGCCAAAGAGCTTAAAGATTATCAACTTCATTAAAACCAGAACACCCAAGATGGTAGAGCTTGAGACGACAAGAGGGAAAGAGGATTATGAGAAGCTATTCTCTATGGCAAGGGATGTATTGAAGGGGATTAGGGCAGAGATTTTCATGCCGAGGCAGAGCTTTATGTGTAAAGATTGTGAGTATGGAGTGGAGTGTAGAGGACAAGGAGAAAGCTTGACCAAATAA
- a CDS encoding SEC-C domain-containing protein: protein MDNNHCLCGSGKPYETCCKIYFNLLNLKHGPIKDETIFFEWINKYSNPIVEAFIDKTHVYIYRISLYLDLVFNRYFNLGFEESPLKDMNNPVTAIKLHILHTLLGSFSCLSQGLYFQSGILLRSVMEDCFVLIDIFERKNQYQCFIQNKYSTNGLISRVKNVMPDFIIRWYGHFSANFAHVGPLHPISYLPRACYPDNYIIFSGLHHLVVVIVGIHLTFERVHFDQIDEPFLWETTEENKLSLNENSKIFDLTNTLLDELCSEFSPDERKTGFIYSEKCYRPK from the coding sequence ATGGATAACAATCATTGTTTATGTGGAAGTGGAAAACCATATGAAACTTGTTGTAAAATATATTTTAATCTCTTAAATTTAAAACATGGGCCTATAAAAGATGAAACGATTTTTTTTGAATGGATAAATAAATATTCAAATCCTATTGTAGAAGCATTTATAGACAAAACTCATGTTTATATATACAGAATTTCTTTATATTTAGACCTAGTGTTTAATCGTTATTTCAACCTCGGCTTTGAAGAGTCACCACTAAAGGATATGAATAACCCAGTCACTGCTATTAAACTTCATATTCTACATACATTGTTAGGGTCATTTTCCTGTTTATCTCAAGGATTATATTTTCAAAGTGGTATCCTCCTACGTTCTGTTATGGAAGATTGTTTTGTATTAATTGATATTTTTGAAAGAAAAAACCAATACCAATGTTTTATACAAAATAAGTATTCCACAAATGGTCTTATTTCGAGAGTAAAAAATGTAATGCCTGATTTTATAATTAGATGGTATGGTCATTTTTCTGCCAACTTTGCTCATGTTGGCCCACTCCATCCAATATCTTATCTGCCTAGGGCTTGTTATCCTGATAATTATATTATTTTTTCTGGGCTACATCATTTAGTTGTAGTTATAGTGGGAATTCATTTAACATTTGAACGTGTGCATTTTGATCAAATAGATGAGCCATTTCTATGGGAAACTACAGAAGAAAATAAGCTATCTCTTAATGAAAATAGTAAAATATTTGATTTAACTAATACTTTATTGGATGAACTTTGTTCTGAATTTTCACCAGATGAGCGAAAAACTGGATTCATCTATAGTGAGAAGTGTTACCGTCCTAAATAA
- a CDS encoding type IV secretion system DNA-binding domain-containing protein, with translation MSYIHHDDSNQVTPFAVTNFRDKRVVFGIKKGNRRGHMYVIGKTGTGKSTMLLNMIHADMKTGNGIALIDPHGDLAESVLDLVPESRIEDVIYFNPADTEYPIAFNPLANVKQEYHHLVSSGLISVFKKVWPEFWGPRLEHIFRYSIMTLLQYPQSTLLDVTRILTDKEFRARILRRVNNPQIQNFWSLEFDKYSAWLKSEAISPILNKVGQFLISPPLSNILGQKENTFKLRKVMDDGKILIVNLAKGKIGEDSSALLGSMMVTMIQLAAQTRAGMPENRRKHFYLYVDEFHNFITMSFADILSEARKYGLNLILAHQYIEQLDEKIRSAVFGNVGTIVSFRVGAEDAKYLAREFYPVFSEDDFVNLPNYYIYLKLMIDGVTSKAFSAVTLEPVEGGKLYREKIVEVSRQTYGEPKVEIACEVLSHRKVESRNTTKQRRLFQ, from the coding sequence ATGAGCTATATCCACCATGATGATTCCAATCAGGTCACCCCCTTTGCCGTAACTAACTTCAGAGACAAGAGGGTGGTTTTTGGTATTAAGAAAGGAAACAGACGTGGGCACATGTATGTCATAGGAAAAACAGGTACGGGCAAAAGCACCATGCTGTTAAACATGATCCACGCTGATATGAAGACGGGAAATGGCATTGCCCTAATAGACCCGCATGGAGATCTGGCGGAGAGTGTTTTAGATTTAGTGCCGGAAAGCAGAATCGAAGACGTAATATATTTCAACCCGGCTGATACGGAATATCCGATTGCTTTTAATCCCTTGGCAAATGTAAAGCAGGAATACCATCATCTTGTATCTTCCGGGCTTATCTCGGTGTTTAAGAAGGTCTGGCCGGAGTTCTGGGGACCTCGCTTAGAGCATATCTTCAGATATTCCATAATGACTCTACTTCAGTATCCGCAAAGTACACTTCTTGATGTGACAAGGATCTTAACTGACAAAGAATTCAGAGCAAGAATATTAAGAAGGGTTAATAACCCACAGATTCAAAACTTCTGGTCTCTTGAGTTTGATAAATATTCTGCATGGTTAAAGTCTGAGGCAATATCTCCAATTTTAAACAAAGTCGGACAATTTTTGATAAGCCCGCCGCTATCTAATATCCTTGGACAAAAAGAAAACACCTTCAAGCTTAGGAAGGTGATGGATGATGGAAAAATTTTAATTGTTAATCTTGCCAAAGGGAAGATCGGGGAAGATAGTTCCGCGCTTTTAGGCTCAATGATGGTGACGATGATACAGCTTGCAGCGCAGACAAGGGCAGGTATGCCGGAAAATAGACGAAAGCACTTCTATCTTTACGTGGATGAGTTTCATAATTTTATAACCATGTCCTTTGCAGATATTTTATCTGAAGCTCGAAAATACGGTCTTAACCTCATCCTTGCCCATCAGTATATTGAACAGCTTGATGAGAAGATAAGGTCGGCGGTATTTGGCAATGTAGGGACTATTGTATCATTCAGGGTAGGCGCGGAAGATGCCAAGTATCTTGCGAGGGAATTTTATCCGGTGTTCAGCGAAGATGATTTTGTAAATCTACCGAATTATTATATCTATCTAAAACTTATGATTGATGGAGTGACTTCTAAAGCGTTTAGCGCGGTGACGCTGGAGCCGGTTGAGGGTGGAAAATTATATAGGGAGAAGATTGTTGAAGTTTCAAGACAAACATATGGCGAACCAAAAGTAGAAATAGCGTGTGAAGTTTTATCTCATAGGAAAGTTGAATCGAGAAATACAACTAAGCAGAGGAGGTTGTTTCAATAA
- a CDS encoding nucleotidyltransferase domain-containing protein: protein MLKVKEEFKNTLKFMRLYISGVAIYTIALHLTANPLYCYAEDSSLKLWQWAISSSKNKGENMKQLKDYKALSVAEKNILERCREAIKAIDLSAEVMLYGSRARGDAGSESDYNLLILTDGEATFKKEDVIRDKVFPIELETDLLFSLNLTSRKDWSTPLYKAMPLYENIKREGVIL, encoded by the coding sequence ATGCTTAAAGTTAAGGAAGAGTTCAAGAACACTTTAAAATTTATGAGATTATACATCAGCGGAGTTGCAATATATACAATTGCATTGCATTTGACGGCAAATCCACTCTATTGCTATGCTGAAGATAGTTCGTTAAAACTATGGCAATGGGCCATAAGTTCCTCTAAAAATAAAGGTGAAAATATGAAACAGTTAAAAGACTATAAAGCTCTGAGCGTAGCAGAAAAGAATATCTTGGAAAGATGTCGCGAGGCAATCAAAGCAATTGACCTTTCTGCAGAGGTTATGCTCTATGGTTCAAGAGCCAGAGGAGATGCTGGGTCAGAGTCTGATTATAACCTACTTATCTTGACAGATGGAGAGGCAACGTTTAAGAAAGAGGATGTCATTCGAGACAAGGTATTTCCGATTGAACTTGAAACAGATTTATTATTTAGCCTTAATCTCACAAGTAGAAAAGATTGGAGTACTCCTTTGTACAAAGCTATGCCGCTGTATGAAAATATTAAAAGGGAAGGCGTTATCTTATGA
- a CDS encoding tyrosine-type recombinase/integrase produces the protein MKDAIERYLSHLKVSNFSDGTVIIYRSDLEKFREFLKAELGESVALSDFDDLEIRAYLKYLTEAGNSPITRARKLAAIKSFYNYLCRVEKFPKNHAHNIEMPKVDKNRHLAFSYLAEEEYKEFLKTVKREATTFFFERDIAIVSTLLGTGIRVSELVALNLDDLDFENKEMKVLRKGKKTTVEVVNDGVLLNIRRWLRKREALPLNGEKGIFVSKQKKRMDKSSVQYMIKNYGRKSGIGKKITCHTLRHSFGTNTLKKGNDIETVRELMGHESILTTQKYMHSNREDKRKAVNSMDVLV, from the coding sequence ATGAAGGATGCAATTGAAAGATACCTGTCACACCTTAAGGTGAGCAATTTCTCCGATGGCACGGTCATCATTTACCGGAGCGATCTTGAGAAATTCCGTGAGTTCTTAAAAGCAGAGCTTGGTGAGAGTGTCGCTCTATCAGATTTTGACGATCTTGAGATAAGAGCCTATCTTAAATATCTAACGGAAGCGGGAAACTCTCCCATCACCCGTGCAAGAAAGCTTGCCGCTATTAAATCTTTCTACAACTACCTCTGCCGGGTTGAAAAATTTCCTAAGAACCACGCTCACAACATAGAGATGCCAAAGGTTGATAAGAACCGCCATCTGGCATTCAGCTACCTTGCGGAAGAGGAATACAAGGAGTTTCTAAAGACCGTAAAGAGAGAAGCAACAACCTTCTTTTTTGAGCGAGATATAGCGATTGTTTCAACCTTGCTTGGCACTGGCATCAGGGTAAGCGAGCTTGTGGCATTAAACCTTGATGACCTTGATTTTGAGAATAAGGAGATGAAGGTTTTAAGGAAAGGCAAGAAAACTACGGTTGAGGTAGTAAACGACGGAGTGCTATTAAACATCAGACGGTGGTTAAGAAAACGAGAAGCGCTTCCTTTAAACGGAGAAAAAGGAATCTTTGTTTCAAAGCAGAAAAAGAGGATGGATAAAAGCTCGGTTCAATATATGATTAAAAACTATGGCAGGAAATCCGGCATCGGAAAGAAAATTACCTGTCACACATTAAGACACAGCTTCGGCACTAACACCTTAAAGAAGGGCAACGATATCGAAACGGTAAGGGAATTGATGGGGCATGAGTCCATTTTAACCACCCAGAAGTACATGCACTCAAACCGGGAAGATAAGCGAAAAGCAGTAAATTCCATGGATGTTTTGGTCTAA